In the Deltaproteobacteria bacterium genome, one interval contains:
- a CDS encoding type II toxin-antitoxin system RelE/ParE family toxin, whose product MARDNPATAEDTVNALLALIASLGEFPERGRIPRDAVLKASGYRYLRHGEYLVFYKVLRSQVRVYRVVHGRRRYEDIL is encoded by the coding sequence ATTGCGCGGGACAATCCCGCGACGGCCGAGGACACCGTGAACGCCCTGCTCGCTCTGATCGCCAGCCTTGGAGAGTTCCCGGAGCGTGGACGAATACCACGGGATGCAGTTCTCAAGGCCTCCGGCTACCGCTATCTGCGGCATGGCGAATATCTTGTGTTCTACAAGGTTCTTCGATCCCAGGTCCGCGTGTACAGAGTCGTGCACGGGCGGCGCAGATATGAAGACATCCTGTGA